From one Odontesthes bonariensis isolate fOdoBon6 chromosome 14, fOdoBon6.hap1, whole genome shotgun sequence genomic stretch:
- the LOC142398565 gene encoding immunoglobulin lambda-1 light chain-like encodes MKAVDHISWRRKLLPLPLWTHSQTQRVFVSVLCAVGGSDDSKHLIFGPGTKLLVSDEQVVKPVVSVYPAASRVHLEGRSSLLCLASGMFPPLVRFSWKRQKKNGGLEELPPAEGEQLELRESGRSASIRIVDRDPLHTYKYSCSVEHEGGRVEAQTQQEVSPPAHPGPTAAALHWFRERLLCLLYTLLIVKSLVCCCGLSLLMILRNKGASSGCTHAD; translated from the exons ATGAAAGCGGTTGATCACATATCCTGGAGAAGGAAACTGCTGCCGCTCCCCCTTTGGACTCACTCACAGACTCAGAGGGTTTTTGTCTCAGTGCTTTGCGCCGTGGGAGGATCTGATGACTCCAAGCACCTCATCTTTGGCCCTGGAACCAAACTGCTTGTATCAG ATGAGCAGGTGGTGAAGCCCGTGGTGAGCGTGTACCCAGCAGCATCCAGAGTCCACCTGGAGGGGAGGAGCTCCCTGCTGTGTCTGGCCTCAGGcatgtttcctcctctggtCCGCTTCTCctggaaaagacagaagaagaacGGTGGTCTGGAGGAGCTGCCCCCTGCTGAGGGAGAGCAGCTGGAGCTCAGAGAGTCAGGACGCTCCGCCTCCATCAGGATTGTTGATCGTGATCCTCTCCACACGTATAAATACAGCTGCTCCGTGGAGCACGAGGGGGGCCGAGTGGAGGCCCAAACACAACAAG AGGTTTCTCCGCCTGCCCATCCTGGTCCAACAGCTGCTGCCCTGCACTGGTTCAGAGAGCGGCTGCTGTGCCTGCTGTACACGCTGCTGATAGTGAAGAGTCTGGTGTGCTGCTGTGGACTCTCTCTGCTGATGATCCTCAGAAACAAGGGAGCGTCCAGCGGCTGCACACATGCTGACTGA